TCCACTCCCCGCCCATCGCGGCGACCGGGTCCTGCGAGACCTCCTGGCGGAACCGGATCCGCAGCCCCGCGCGGTCCAGGACGCGCCGCGAGGTCCAGGACTTGACCTCGCCGTTGGCGGTCGCCCAGATGCGCAGCCGCTCCTCGTCGCCGGAGCGCTCCAGATACTCCACGTGCAGGCTCGGCGGAAAGACGTGGGGCCAGTCCTGAGCCCGCTCCACCAGGCCGAAGACGGTCTGCGGGGCGGCGGCCACCGTGATCGTGTGCTCGGTCGTGTGCACCTCGTGCGCCATGCTGATCCCTTCTGTCTGCCCACGGCCGCGCACGGCCGGGCCCCGCTGTCAGTAGTTGCCGAGCCCGCCGCAGACGTTCATCGCCTGCGCGGTGATCGACGCGGCCGTCGGGGAGAGCAGATAGCCGACGAGCCCGGCGACCTCCTCGGGCGTGGAGTAGCGGCCGAGGGGGATCTTCGCCTCGAACCGCTGGAGCACCTCGTCCTCGGTGATGTCCCAGGCGCCGGCGTACCCCTGGCGCACCCGCTCGGCCATCGGCGTCTCGACATAGCCGGGGCAGACGGCGTTGACGGTGATGCCGGTCTTCGCCAGCTCCAGGCCCAGGGCCTTGGTGAAGCCGACCACGCCGTGCTTCGACGCCGAGTAGGGCGCCCCCAGGGCCACGCCCTGCTTGCCGCCCGTCGAGGCGATGTTCACGATCCGCCCGGCGCCCCGCTCCAGCATTCCTCCGGTCGTCAGCACCTCGCGGGTCATCCGGAAGACGCTGTTGAGGTTGGTCTCCATCACGTCGAGCCACAGCTCGTCGGCGATCTGCGCGGTGTGCCCGCCGCCGCTGCGGCCGGCGTTGTTCACCAGCGCGCCGACCGGCCCGAACCGCTCGACGGCCGCCCGGACGAACGCGCCCACCTGCCCGGTGTCGCGTACGTCGCACACGGCGCCGTCGACGTCGAGGCTGGCCTCGCGCAACGCCTTCACGGTGAGGGCGACCTGGTCGCCGTCACGGGCGCACAGGAAGACCCGTGCACCGCCCTCGGCCAGGCTGCGGGCCACGGCGAGACCGATCCCGCTGGTGGCGCCGGTGACGAGGGCGACGGGTTGTGCTGCTGTCGGCATGACGGCTCCTCAGCGGTCCCTGCGGTGGCTGTCGGACGACTGCGAGGGTGTCAGCGGCCGCTCGAAATGTGCTCGATCCCCGGCCCGGCCCGGGCTCCAGCGGACTTCCACCCGCCTGCGAGACCCGTCACGCAGCTTGGTACGACACGAACGAACGCACGGTGTCAAGCGACCGCCGGGTCATGACGGACCGGCCGACGAGGAGGCCATAGATGACGGATCACGAGCCAGACGCCGAGGGGGCCGGCACCGTCACCTTCGTGAACACCTTCACCGTGCACGCCGAACCCGAGGTGTTCGAGAAGGAGTTCGCGCGGACGTCGGAGTTCATGGCGCGCCAGCCCGGCTTCGTCCGGCACACCCTCTCCCAGCACGCGGAACGCCCCGGCGAGTACGTCAACGTCGCCGAGTGGCGGGATCTCGCCGCGTTCCGCGCCGCCGTCTCGCACACCGACTTCGCGCCGCACGCCGGCGCCCTGCGCGCCCTCGCCGAGAGCCGGCCCGAACTGTATGCGGCCCGGCTGCACCGCGCGGCCGCTGCGGCCCCGCGACGGGACGCGACATGACGGCCCGTCGGACGGACGGCGCGACCGCCGGTAGGACGGCTCCTCGGACGGCCCGTCGGGTGGTGATCACCGGACTCGGCGTGATCGCCCCGGGCGGCATCGGCGCCAAGGCGTTCTGGGAGCGCATCGTCTCCGGCGTCTCGGCGACCAGGACCATCACCGCCTTCGACCCCACGCCGTTCCGCTCCCGGATGGCCGCCGAGTGCGACTTCGACGGCGCCCGCGCGGGCCTGTCCGCCCGCGACACCGTACGGCTGGACCGGGCCGCCCAGTTCGCCCTGGTCGCCGCGCGCGAGGCGCTGGCCGACAGCGGGATCGAGATCGACGAGGGCAACGCGCACCGCACGGGCGTCAGCCTCGGCTCCGCGGTGGGCTGCACCCAGAAGCTGGAGGAGGAGTACGTCGCCCGCAGCGACGGCGGTCAGCGGTGGCTGGTCGACCACGCCGCGGGCACCCCGTACCTCTACGACTACTTCGTGCCCAGCTCGATGGCCGCGGAGGTGGCCTGGGAAGCCGGCGCCGAAGGCCCCTGCGCGCTCGTCTCGGCGGGCTGCACCTCCGGCCTCGACTCCCTGGGCCACGCCGTCGAGCTCATCCGCGAAGGCAGCGCCGACATCATGATCGCCGGGGGCAGCGACGCCCCCATCGCGCCCATCACCGTGGCCTGCTTCGACGCCATCAAGGCGACCTCGCCGCGCAACGACACCCCGGACCACGCCTCCCGTCCCTTCGACCGGACCCGCAGCGGCTTCGTGCTCGGCGAGGGCGCGGCCGTACTCGTCCTGGAGGAGCGGGAGTCCGCCCTGCGGCGCGGGGCGCAGATCTACGCCGAGATCGCGGGCTTCGCCGCCCGCGCCAACGCCCACCACATGACCGGACTGCGCCCCGACGGCCTGGAGATGTCCGCCGCCATCACCGGCGCGCTCGACGACGCCCGCATCGAGCGCGACGCCGTCGGCTACGTCAACGCCCACGGCACGGCCACCCGGCAGAACGACATCCACGAGACGGCCGCCCTCAAACACAGCCTGGGCGAGCACGCCCACCGGGTCCCGGTCAGCTCCATCAAGGCGGTCATCGGCCACTCGCTGGGCGCCGTCGGCTCCATCGAGGCCGCCGCGTCCGCCCTGGTGATCCGGCACGGCGTGGTGCCCCCCACGGCGGGACTGTACGAACCCGACCCCGAACTCGACCTCGACTACGTGCCGTTGACCGCGCGCGACCAACGCGTCGACACGGTGCTGACGGTGGGCAGCGGCTTCGGCGGCTTCCAGAGCGCGATGGTGCTCACCGCCGCCGAGGCCACCGGTGCGGGGAGGCGCGGATGACCGCCACGGCCGTGGTCACCGGAGTCGGCGTGCTCGCGCCCAACGGGATCGGGGCGCGGGAGTTCTGGGCGGCGACCCTGCGCGGCGAGTCCGGCATCGGCCCGCTCACCCGCTTCGATCCCACCTCCTACCCCTCCCGGCTGGCCGGCGAGGTCACCGGATTCTCGGTGCCCGACCACATCCCCAGCCGGCTCGTCCCGCAGACCGACCGCACCACCCAGTTCGCCCTGGCGGGCTCCGACTGGGCGCTCGCGGACGCCGGCCTGTCCGCGAGCAGCCTGCCCGCCGACGAGCGCGGGGTGGTCACCGCCAGCGCCTCCGGCGGCTTCGAGTTCGGCCAGCGCGAACTGGGCCAGCTCTGGGGCAAGGGCCGCCGGCACGTCAGCGCGTACATGTCCTTCGCCTGGTTCTACGCCGTCAACTCCGGCCAGATCTCCATCCGGCACGACCTGCGCGGACCCACCGGAGTCCTCGTCACCGACCAGGCGGGCGGTCTCGACGCGGTCGCCCAGGCCAGACGCCGGATCCGCCAGGGCACCCCGGTCATGCTCACCGGCGGCATGGACGCCTCGCTGTGTCCGTACGGGCTCGCGGCGCAGATCTCCGCCGGAATCCTCAGCGAGAGCGAGGACCCCGCCCGCGCCTATCTGCCCTTCGACCCGGCCGCCGACGGCCATGTGCCGGGCGAGGGCGGGGCGATCCTCACCCTCGAGGACGCGGACCGGGCCCGGGCGCGCGGGGCGCGCAGCCACGGGGAGATCAGCGGGTACGCCGCCACCTTCGACCCCCGCCCCGGCTCGGGCCGCCCCGCCAACCTGGACCGGGCGATCCGCGGCGCGCTCGCCGACGCCGGACTGGGCCCGCGGGACATCGCCTTCGTCCTCGCCGACGGCGCCGGCGAACCGGAACTCGACCGCGCCGAAGCACAGGCGCTGACCGCGGTCTTCGGCCCCCGGGGCGTGCCGGTCACGGTCCCCAAGACGATGACCGGCCGCCTCTACGCGGGCGCCGGACCGCTCGACCTCGTCACGGCCCTGTTCGCCCTGCGCGACGGAGTCGTCCCGCCGACGGTCCATGTCGAGGGACCGGGGCCGGACTGCGACCTCGACCTCGTGACCGGCTCCCCGCGGCCCGTCGAGGCGGGCGCCGCGCTGGTCCTGGCGCGCGGCCGCGGCGGATTCAACAGCGCCATGGTCGTACGCGGTCCGTCGGCGGCCTGAGTCCGTCACCACCGTCACTCATCCACCCGGCTGTCCCTTGGAGACGTCATGTCCGCTTTCACCGTAGAAGACCTGCTCCAGCTCCTGCGCGAGTGCGCGGGCGAGGAGGAGAGCGTCGAACTGTCCGACGCCGCCGCGGAGTCGGAGTTCGCCACGCTCGGCTACGACTCGCTGGCGCTGATGGAGGCGATCAGCCGGGTGGAGCGCCACTTCGGCGTCGAGTTCCCCGAGGGCGCGCTCGGGGAGGCGCAGACGCCCGCCGCGTTCGTCGACGCCGTCAACGTCGAACTCGCCCGGCACACGCCCACGGTGGAGGCCGCCGGATGACCGAGGCGGACCTCCTCATCGAGGGGTGCGGCGTCTGGCTGCCGCCCTCCACACCGGTCGCGGACGCCGTCGCGAGCGGACGGTGCGACGAGGCCCTGGCCGCGACCACCGGCATGCTGTCGGTGGCCGTGGCGCAGGACGAGCCGGCCCCCGAGATGGCGGCCCGCGCCGCCCGGACCGCCCTCGCGCGCTCCGGCCGCGACGACGTGTCGCTGATCCTGCACGCCAGCTTCTTCTACCAGGGACACGACCTGTGGGCCCCCGCCTCCTACGTCCAGCGCACCGCGGTCGGCAACCAGTGCCCCGCGATCGAGGTCGGCCAGGTCTCCAACGGCGGCATGGCCGCGCTCGAACTCGCCGCCGACCACCTGCGCGCGGGAGCGCGGTCCGCCGACGCGGGCCGACGGGTCCTGGTGACGACCGGCGACGCCTTCCGCCCGCCCGGGTTCGACCGCTGGCGCAGCGATCCGGGCACCTTCTACGGGGACGGCGGCACCGCCCTGGTGCTCTCCTCGCACGAGGGCTTCGCCCGGATCCGTGGCCTCGCCACCGTCTCCGCCCCGGAGCTGGAGGGGATGCACCGCGGTGACGACCCCTTCGGGAGCGCCCCGTTCAGCCACCGCCCGGTGGTCGACCTGGAGGCCTGCAAGAAGGACTTCCTGGCCGCCCACCGGGTGACCCGGGTGATCGCCGCGAGCGCGGCGGCGCAGGACGCCGCGGTCGAGCGGGCCCTCGCCGAGGCCGGCGTCCAGCTCGCCGACATCGACCGCTTCGTCCTGCCCCACCTGGGCCGCAAGCGGTTGCGGGCGGGGCACCTCACCCGCTTCGGGATCCCGGAGGACCGCACCACCTGGGAGTGGAGCCGCGGCATCGGCCACCTCGGCGCCGGCGACCAGATCGCCGGATTCGACCACCTGGTCACGTCCGGGAGCCTCGGCGCGGGGGACATGGTTCTG
This window of the Streptomyces sp. NBC_01275 genome carries:
- a CDS encoding SDR family NAD(P)-dependent oxidoreductase is translated as MPTAAQPVALVTGATSGIGLAVARSLAEGGARVFLCARDGDQVALTVKALREASLDVDGAVCDVRDTGQVGAFVRAAVERFGPVGALVNNAGRSGGGHTAQIADELWLDVMETNLNSVFRMTREVLTTGGMLERGAGRIVNIASTGGKQGVALGAPYSASKHGVVGFTKALGLELAKTGITVNAVCPGYVETPMAERVRQGYAGAWDITEDEVLQRFEAKIPLGRYSTPEEVAGLVGYLLSPTAASITAQAMNVCGGLGNY
- a CDS encoding antibiotic biosynthesis monooxygenase; amino-acid sequence: MTDHEPDAEGAGTVTFVNTFTVHAEPEVFEKEFARTSEFMARQPGFVRHTLSQHAERPGEYVNVAEWRDLAAFRAAVSHTDFAPHAGALRALAESRPELYAARLHRAAAAAPRRDAT
- a CDS encoding beta-ketoacyl synthase codes for the protein MTARRTDGATAGRTAPRTARRVVITGLGVIAPGGIGAKAFWERIVSGVSATRTITAFDPTPFRSRMAAECDFDGARAGLSARDTVRLDRAAQFALVAAREALADSGIEIDEGNAHRTGVSLGSAVGCTQKLEEEYVARSDGGQRWLVDHAAGTPYLYDYFVPSSMAAEVAWEAGAEGPCALVSAGCTSGLDSLGHAVELIREGSADIMIAGGSDAPIAPITVACFDAIKATSPRNDTPDHASRPFDRTRSGFVLGEGAAVLVLEERESALRRGAQIYAEIAGFAARANAHHMTGLRPDGLEMSAAITGALDDARIERDAVGYVNAHGTATRQNDIHETAALKHSLGEHAHRVPVSSIKAVIGHSLGAVGSIEAAASALVIRHGVVPPTAGLYEPDPELDLDYVPLTARDQRVDTVLTVGSGFGGFQSAMVLTAAEATGAGRRG
- a CDS encoding ketosynthase chain-length factor, whose product is MTATAVVTGVGVLAPNGIGAREFWAATLRGESGIGPLTRFDPTSYPSRLAGEVTGFSVPDHIPSRLVPQTDRTTQFALAGSDWALADAGLSASSLPADERGVVTASASGGFEFGQRELGQLWGKGRRHVSAYMSFAWFYAVNSGQISIRHDLRGPTGVLVTDQAGGLDAVAQARRRIRQGTPVMLTGGMDASLCPYGLAAQISAGILSESEDPARAYLPFDPAADGHVPGEGGAILTLEDADRARARGARSHGEISGYAATFDPRPGSGRPANLDRAIRGALADAGLGPRDIAFVLADGAGEPELDRAEAQALTAVFGPRGVPVTVPKTMTGRLYAGAGPLDLVTALFALRDGVVPPTVHVEGPGPDCDLDLVTGSPRPVEAGAALVLARGRGGFNSAMVVRGPSAA
- a CDS encoding acyl carrier protein: MSAFTVEDLLQLLRECAGEEESVELSDAAAESEFATLGYDSLALMEAISRVERHFGVEFPEGALGEAQTPAAFVDAVNVELARHTPTVEAAG
- a CDS encoding ketoacyl-ACP synthase III family protein, with the translated sequence MTEADLLIEGCGVWLPPSTPVADAVASGRCDEALAATTGMLSVAVAQDEPAPEMAARAARTALARSGRDDVSLILHASFFYQGHDLWAPASYVQRTAVGNQCPAIEVGQVSNGGMAALELAADHLRAGARSADAGRRVLVTTGDAFRPPGFDRWRSDPGTFYGDGGTALVLSSHEGFARIRGLATVSAPELEGMHRGDDPFGSAPFSHRPVVDLEACKKDFLAAHRVTRVIAASAAAQDAAVERALAEAGVQLADIDRFVLPHLGRKRLRAGHLTRFGIPEDRTTWEWSRGIGHLGAGDQIAGFDHLVTSGSLGAGDMVLWMSVGAGFTYSCAVVEILERPHWAATMRTGDSARTGDSARTGEPARTGEPASLGERA